From a single Nicotiana tomentosiformis chromosome 2, ASM39032v3, whole genome shotgun sequence genomic region:
- the LOC104087870 gene encoding uncharacterized protein — translation MNLSTIRTMAALSPRSHSHSPYRNRCVSFPARSHPSTIKIEQVLNKIKTWESSSPLSPKAAEKTHNALSGLVELYECIEELLALPMTQRALLQYQDDNFVKELLERSVRFIDICSNTRDTVMCLKESIRELQSALRRSKAGDDFFTIEGSITAYISSRKNTQKEIEKSLTKLKQIDNTPSATNTESQLSAIIRVLEDASFTTISTFQSLLMFLSVPASKPKSNKWSLVSKIVHKGVLGSEGQREKLTELEKVDTALNNLLDHASGSGHEEEVESFEFAQRNLENLEGSIEDLENGLEMLFRLLIRTRVSLLNILSLSR, via the coding sequence ATGAACCTCTCAACAATTCGAACAATGGCTGCTCTTTCCCCTAGGTCTCACTCTCATAGTCCTTATCGTAACCGTTGTGTTAGCTTTCCTGCTAGATCACATCCTAGCACTATCAAGATTGAGCAAGTTCTTAACAAGATTAAAACTTGGGAATCATCTTCTCCTTTATCTCCAAAAGCAGCAGAAAAAACACACAATGCTTTATCTGGCCTTGTGGAATTATACGAGTGCATAGAGGAACTCCTTGCGCTGCCAATGACTCAGAGGGCACTTCTTCAGTATCAAGATGACAATTTTGTGAAGGAATTACTGGAAAGATCTGTTAGATTCATAGATATTTGCAGCAACACAAGGGATACTGTTATGTGTTTGAAGGAAAGCATAAGAGAACTTCAATCTGCGCTTAGGAGAAGCAAAGCAGGGGATGATTTTTTTACCATTGAGGGCAGTATTACTGCTTATATTTCTTCAAGAAAAAACACTCAGAAGGAAATTGAAAAGTCTCTTACTAAGTTGAAACAGATAGATAATACCCCATCAGCCACAAACACAGAATCTCAGCTTTCTGCCATAATAAGGGTCCTTGAAGATGCGAGTTTCACAACCATTTCTACCTTTCAATCATTGCTAATGTTTCTTTCTGTTCCAGCGTCGAAACCAAAGTCCAATAAATGGTCATTGGTTTCAAAGATTGTGCACAAAGGGGTGTTAGGCAGTGAAGGGCAGAGGGAAAAACTGACTGAGCTGGAGAAAGTTGACACTGCACTGAACAACTTGTTGGACCATGCTTCTGGTTCTGGGCATGAAGAGGAAGTGGAAAGTTTTGAATTTGCACAAAGAAATCTGGAGAATTTGGAGGGTAGCATTGAGGATCTTGAAAATGGATTGGAGATGTTGTTTAGGCTTTTGATTCGCACAAGGGTGTCTCTGCTCAACATACTTTCTCTCAGTAGATAA
- the LOC138904758 gene encoding uncharacterized protein yields the protein MDDVAISEGPGEERRPTLHKRAREFFYTIYTLRKKWNGKEQGKVKTKKVAYLKLVESVDEEKKRTNWEHYKLAKKEAKLAVTAAKIAAFSHLYEKFEGRGRDKRLFRLNKARERKARDLDQVKCIKDEKGRVLLDEGLIRRRWQTYFHSLLNGEGDMSIVLGNLELSGSHCDFGYCKRIRVDKVEGAMRKMSKDKATGPDEIPVEFWKSAGKAGVECLNRLFNIMFRAKKMPEE from the exons ATGGACGACGTGGCAATTTCAGAGGGACCCGGCGAGGAGCGACGACCGACATTACACAAAAGAGCC AGAGAATTTTTTTATACAATATATACACTCCGGAAAAAGTGGAATGGAAAGGAGCAGGGAAAAGTGAAAACCAAGAAAGTAGCGTATCTGAAACTAGTAGAAAGTGTAGACGAGGAGAAAAAGAGGACTAATTgggagcattataagttggctaagaaagaggcaaagctagCCGTTACGGCAGCCAAAATTGCAGCTTTTAGTCATTTGTATGAGAAATTCGAGGGCCGAGGTagggataagaggttgttcaggttaAACAAGGCACGAGAAAGGAAGGcgcgtgacttggaccaagtgaagtgcatcaaggacgaaaaAGGTAGAGTTTTAttggatgaggggcttatccgtcggagatggcagacctatttccatagtctcttgaacggGGAGGGGGACATGAGCATTGTACTAGGTAATTTGGAACTCTCCGGGAGTcattgtgactttgggtattgtaagcggattagagttgataaagttgagggggctatgcgtaagatgagcaagGATAAAGCGACTGGACCGGATGAAATtccggtggagttttggaagagtgcgggcaaggcagGCGTGGAGTGTCTCAATAGGTTATTTAATATCATGTTTAGagcgaagaagatgcccgaagagtag
- the LOC104090450 gene encoding uncharacterized protein, with product MTAASAATKHCKKAVKMGLSLFCRTFNSSKCKTMAKMAVARIKLLRNKREVVVRQMRRDIAMLLESRQDATARIRVEHVIREQNILQANEFLELFCELIVARLPIIAKQKECPADLKEGISSLIFAAPRCSDIPELMRIKDVFEKKYGKDFVSAATDLRPNAGVNRTLIEKLSVKTPSGEVKLKIMKEIAKEYQVDWDTAESEVELLKPPEERIDGPDSFVSATSLPLKPTPKQPAEPNNLPRNSKQPAEPNDLPRASDDGESKVTKFDDPASAAKAAAESAKQAIAAAEAAAYLASKDAKASTGRHHSMNNATVDNIPYVSGAPVPKFSRNDGAPTSQSIVDLFDDHWSKNMRNPENTEMKRSQKFCRRHSYNVPSSNSNVKYDDDSDCDEEIEMEDPPSGNAYQHSPPTDANGGKFYRRHSYNVPSSHSGIKFDESDGDEEIETEDATTGSNRAPNRPAPQVPRVHPKLPDYDTLAARFESLNSRNFRT from the exons ATGACAGCAGCAAGTGCAGCCACCAAGCACTGCAAGAAGGCCGTGAAAATGGGTCTATCTCTCTTCTGCAGAACATTCAATTCCTCTAAATG CAAGACAATGGCGAAGATGGCGGTGGCGAGGATTAAATTGCTGAGGAACAAGAGGGAAGTGGTTGTACGGCAAATGAGGAGAGACATTGCTATGCTTCTTGAGTCCCGTCAGGATGCCACTGCTCGTATTCGG GTTGAACATGTGATAAGAGAACAAAACATATTGCAAGCAAATGAGTTTCTCGAGCTCTTCTGTGAACTTATTGTGGCTAGACTTCCTATTATTGCAAAACAAAA GGAATGTCCAGCTGATCTGAAAGAGGGAATATCAAGTTTGATTTTTGCAGCCCCTCGGTGCTCAGATATTCCGGAATTGATGAGAATTAAAGATGTTTTTGAGAAGAAATATGGTAAAGATTTTGTTTCTGCAGCCACTGATCTGCGACCCAATGCTGGTGTAAACCGAACG CTCATTGAGAAGCTCTCTGTGAAGACTCCAAGTGGTGAAGTTAAACTTAAAATCATGAAGGAAATAGCCAAGGAATACCAGGTCGATTGGGACACTGCAGAATCAGAGGTGGAGCTTCTCAAGCCACCAGAAGAGCGTATA GACGGACCCGACAGCTTTGTAAGTGCCACTAGCTTGCCCCTGAAGCCAACCCCAAAGCAACCTGCTGAGCCTAATAACCTTCCGAGGAATTCAAAGCAACCTGCTGAGCCTAATGACCTTCCGAG GGCTTCAGATGATGGAGAATCGAAAGTCACCAAATTTGACGACCCAGCATCAGCGGCTAAAGCAGCTGCTGAATCTGCCAAGCAAGCTATTGCGGCTGCTGAAGCAGCTGCATATTTGGCCAGTAAAGATGCAAAAGCATCTACTGGTCGTCATCACTCTATGAATAATGCAACTGTTGACAATATTCCTTATGTTTCTGGTGCTCCTGTCCCCAAGTTCTCTCGAAATGATGGGGCACCAACTTCTCAGTCTATAGTTGATCTGTTTGATGATCATTGGAGTAAGAACATGAGGAATCCTGAAAATACTGAGATGAAAAGATCACAGAAGTTCTGTAGGAGACATAGCTATAATGTTCCATCCTCAAATTCCAATGTGAAGTATGATGATGATTCAGATTGTGATGAGGAAATTGAGATGGAAGATCCGCCGAGTGGCAATGCATATCAACACAGCCCACCTACTGATGCTAATGGTGGAAAGTTCTATAGAAGGCACAGCTATAATGTTCCGTCCTCACATTCCGGTATCAAGTTTGATGAATCAGATGGGGATGAAGAGATAGAAACTGAAGATGCCACAACAGGTTCCAACCGAGCCCCCAACCGGCCTGCACCTCAAGTACCTCGGGTTCATCCCAAATTGCCTGACTACGACACACTTGCTGCTCGCTTTGAGTCTCTCAATTCCCGGAACTTTCGGACATAG